A genomic segment from Lignipirellula cremea encodes:
- a CDS encoding alkaline phosphatase family protein: MHLVFFTIPGLRDQDLASMPNLSRLMEGGDKAQLCHSFPCVTWPSQATMLTGKHVHDHGVVANGFYWRDEHKVEMWTAWNEKIRAPQIWDLLRERDADLTSAAWFPMLSKGCGADYVCMPAPIHNPDGSESLWCYTKPTEFYGELRDAIGHFPLQHFWGPIANIKSTQWIADSAVLAAKKHRPNFFYIYLPHLDYAAQKSGPDCPAAQAALGELDEVIGVLAAGLRQACEDAEILFMAATEYVITAVDHVSYPNRILRKAGLLQVRETEQGEQLDLENSDAWAMVDHQYSQVFVRGGDAKIISQVSHLFEKADGYAEILTSSYRAKYQMDHPRAGEVILISEPNSWQAYYWWLDDAKAPDFARTVDIHQKPGYDPVELHFDPATRSIPLDATLVKGSHGAPALSDAQRGVLLSSAPNILGKDSLADTEVAGIVLQQFPG; the protein is encoded by the coding sequence ATGCATCTTGTTTTTTTCACCATTCCCGGCCTGCGCGATCAGGACCTGGCGAGCATGCCCAATCTGTCGCGGCTGATGGAAGGCGGCGATAAGGCCCAACTGTGCCACAGCTTTCCCTGCGTCACCTGGCCGTCACAGGCGACCATGCTGACCGGCAAGCATGTGCACGATCATGGCGTTGTCGCCAACGGCTTTTACTGGCGGGACGAACACAAGGTCGAAATGTGGACGGCCTGGAACGAGAAGATCCGGGCGCCGCAAATCTGGGACCTGCTACGCGAACGGGACGCCGACCTGACCTCCGCCGCCTGGTTCCCCATGCTCAGCAAAGGCTGCGGCGCCGACTACGTGTGCATGCCGGCCCCCATCCACAACCCCGACGGTTCCGAGTCGCTCTGGTGCTACACCAAACCGACCGAGTTCTACGGCGAGCTGCGCGATGCGATCGGCCATTTCCCGCTGCAGCATTTCTGGGGACCGATCGCCAATATCAAGTCGACCCAGTGGATCGCCGATTCGGCCGTTCTGGCGGCGAAGAAGCATCGTCCCAACTTTTTCTACATCTACCTGCCCCACCTGGATTACGCCGCGCAAAAAAGCGGTCCCGACTGCCCCGCGGCCCAGGCTGCTTTGGGCGAACTGGATGAAGTCATCGGCGTGCTGGCGGCTGGCCTCCGCCAGGCCTGTGAAGACGCCGAAATCCTGTTCATGGCGGCCACCGAATACGTCATCACGGCGGTCGATCATGTCAGCTACCCCAATCGCATCCTTCGCAAGGCAGGCCTGCTCCAGGTGCGCGAAACAGAGCAGGGCGAACAGCTCGACCTGGAAAACAGCGACGCCTGGGCGATGGTCGACCACCAGTACTCCCAGGTGTTCGTCCGCGGCGGCGACGCCAAAATCATCTCGCAGGTTTCCCACCTGTTCGAAAAAGCCGACGGCTATGCAGAGATCCTGACCAGCTCGTACCGCGCCAAGTATCAAATGGACCACCCCCGCGCCGGCGAAGTGATTTTGATCTCCGAGCCGAACAGCTGGCAGGCGTACTACTGGTGGCTGGACGACGCCAAGGCGCCTGACTTTGCCCGGACCGTCGACATTCACCAGAAGCCGGGCTACGACCCGGTCGAACTGCATTTTGATCCGGCCACGCGGAGCATCCCGCTCGACGCCACGCTGGTCAAAGGCTCCCACGGCGCCCCGGCATTATCCGACGCCCAGCGGGGCGTGCTGCTGAGCAGTGCGCCGAATATCCTCGGCAAAGATTCCCTGGCCGACACGGAAGTCGCCGGCATCGTCCTGCAGCAGTTTCCTGGCTGA
- a CDS encoding DUF1549 and DUF1553 domain-containing protein: MRIRLFSCRHGGCLALLAAALLAVSPAAGAETKVRAPISERFQAADVEETPDFQRHVIPLMGRLGCNGRACHGSFQGRGGFQLSLFGYDFNADHAALHDKDSPRVDVEKPTDSLIIQKPTDADMHEGGQRYKLGGWEHHVLLSWLQGGAKSIDEPTKLVELKIIPSELVFDKKGDQVQLQAIAIWADGVQEDVTPLCRFQTNDEQIAQIDENGLVTANEPGDSHLVIFYDNGVVPVPVIRPVTDLAGSRYPQVETSTRIDELVVQKLRKLGVTPSEVASDAEFLRRVSLDITGSLPTPGEVEAFLSDSSPNKRQEKVDALLDTPAYAAWWTTKLCDFTGNNDQQLNNVTPVRGQASKDWYDWIYTRVAENAPYDELASGIVLGQSRRPGQDYLSFCKEMSEMHQEGSDVKYADRPYMEYYWARRDFREVDARAIAFAYSFMGVRIQCAQCHKHPFDQWSKDDFHQFKEFFANVQAVRAPRGKDKEVYDKLMADLGLDGLKGNDARRMLSEKLQEGAVIPFPEISGSQRRPGTRRVEGGGTEPVPSVARLLGGEEVDLNSLDDPREMVMDWLRREDNPYFARAFVNRVWANYFNVGLVEPADDMSLANPPSNKPLLDYLSAGFIASDFDMKWLHREICNSDTYQRSWRPNATNGADQHNFSHSIPRRLPAEIAYDAIQQATAGDAEIAKMHESLDGRAIAIAAASARGNNRGPEYALSVFGRSIRETNCDCDRSAEASLLQTVYLQNDRETLDLIERNRGWVQEMAKRSGSKVSDSSANAAEQLKALTRRMAEMRDKGDKKQLKQMREQMLALRKRVGSAGRPDTTAVQGPVEPEDVVNQAYLRTLSRYPTEDEKTRSLTYLESSENLGKGARDLLWALINTKEFIVNH; the protein is encoded by the coding sequence ATGCGGATCCGGCTCTTTTCCTGTCGACACGGCGGTTGCCTTGCGTTGCTGGCCGCGGCACTGCTGGCGGTTTCGCCTGCTGCCGGCGCTGAAACGAAGGTGCGGGCGCCCATCAGCGAGCGGTTTCAGGCCGCCGATGTGGAAGAAACGCCCGACTTCCAGCGGCACGTGATTCCCCTGATGGGTCGTCTGGGTTGCAATGGACGCGCCTGCCATGGTTCTTTCCAGGGCCGTGGCGGTTTCCAGCTGTCGCTCTTTGGTTACGACTTCAATGCCGACCATGCCGCCTTGCATGACAAGGACAGCCCCCGCGTCGATGTCGAAAAACCGACCGACAGCCTCATCATTCAAAAGCCGACCGACGCCGACATGCACGAAGGCGGCCAGCGTTACAAACTGGGCGGCTGGGAACACCATGTCTTGCTCAGCTGGCTCCAGGGCGGCGCCAAAAGCATCGACGAGCCCACCAAGCTCGTGGAACTGAAAATCATCCCTAGTGAACTGGTCTTTGATAAAAAAGGGGACCAGGTCCAGCTCCAGGCCATCGCCATCTGGGCCGACGGCGTGCAGGAAGATGTCACACCCCTTTGCCGCTTCCAGACGAACGATGAGCAGATCGCCCAGATCGACGAAAATGGTCTGGTCACTGCCAACGAACCGGGCGACAGCCACCTGGTCATCTTCTATGACAACGGCGTGGTCCCCGTGCCGGTAATTCGTCCCGTGACCGACCTGGCCGGTAGTCGTTATCCCCAAGTGGAAACGTCGACCCGCATCGACGAACTGGTTGTGCAGAAGCTCCGCAAGCTGGGCGTGACGCCTTCGGAAGTTGCTTCCGACGCCGAGTTCCTCCGCCGCGTTTCGCTCGATATCACGGGCTCGCTGCCGACGCCTGGCGAAGTGGAAGCGTTCCTGTCGGATAGCTCGCCCAACAAGCGACAGGAAAAAGTCGACGCCTTGCTGGATACGCCGGCGTACGCCGCCTGGTGGACAACCAAGCTGTGCGACTTTACCGGCAACAACGATCAGCAGTTGAACAATGTGACGCCCGTCCGCGGCCAGGCCAGCAAGGACTGGTACGACTGGATCTACACCCGCGTCGCGGAAAACGCTCCGTACGATGAACTGGCCTCCGGCATTGTGCTGGGGCAAAGTCGTCGCCCGGGCCAGGACTATCTTTCGTTCTGCAAAGAAATGAGCGAAATGCATCAGGAAGGTTCCGACGTCAAGTACGCCGACCGTCCTTACATGGAGTATTACTGGGCCCGTCGCGACTTCCGCGAAGTCGACGCCAGAGCGATCGCTTTCGCCTACTCGTTCATGGGCGTTCGCATCCAGTGCGCCCAGTGCCACAAGCATCCGTTCGATCAGTGGTCGAAAGACGACTTCCATCAATTCAAGGAATTCTTCGCCAACGTCCAGGCGGTTCGTGCTCCCCGGGGCAAGGATAAAGAAGTTTACGACAAGCTGATGGCTGACCTGGGTCTGGACGGACTCAAAGGGAACGATGCTCGCAGAATGCTGAGCGAAAAGCTGCAGGAAGGCGCCGTGATTCCGTTCCCGGAAATCAGCGGCAGCCAGCGTCGGCCCGGCACCCGCCGCGTGGAAGGCGGCGGCACGGAACCGGTTCCCTCGGTAGCCCGTCTGCTGGGCGGCGAAGAGGTCGACTTGAACTCGCTGGACGACCCGCGGGAAATGGTGATGGACTGGCTGCGTCGCGAAGACAACCCGTACTTTGCTCGGGCCTTTGTCAATCGCGTGTGGGCCAACTACTTCAACGTCGGCCTGGTCGAACCGGCCGACGACATGAGCCTGGCCAACCCTCCCAGCAACAAGCCGCTGCTGGATTATCTGTCCGCCGGTTTCATCGCCAGCGACTTCGATATGAAGTGGCTGCACCGGGAAATCTGCAACAGCGACACCTATCAGCGCAGCTGGCGCCCGAACGCCACGAACGGCGCCGACCAGCATAATTTCAGCCACTCCATCCCGCGACGTTTGCCGGCCGAAATCGCTTACGATGCGATCCAGCAGGCCACAGCCGGGGACGCGGAGATCGCCAAGATGCACGAATCGCTCGACGGTCGCGCCATTGCGATCGCCGCCGCCAGCGCCCGCGGCAATAACCGTGGACCGGAATACGCCCTGAGCGTGTTCGGCCGCTCGATTCGCGAAACGAACTGCGACTGCGACCGCTCCGCCGAAGCCAGTCTGCTGCAGACCGTCTACCTGCAGAACGACCGGGAAACGCTCGATCTGATCGAACGGAATCGCGGCTGGGTGCAGGAGATGGCGAAACGCTCCGGCAGCAAAGTCTCGGATTCCTCCGCCAATGCTGCGGAGCAACTGAAAGCGCTGACCCGCCGCATGGCGGAAATGCGAGACAAGGGAGATAAAAAGCAGCTCAAGCAGATGCGTGAGCAGATGCTGGCCCTGCGGAAACGGGTCGGGTCGGCAGGCCGCCCGGACACCACCGCCGTGCAGGGTCCCGTGGAGCCGGAAGATGTCGTCAACCAGGCGTATCTCCGCACCCTGAGCCGCTATCCGACCGAAGACGAAAAAACCCGCTCGCTGACCTATCTGGAAAGCAGCGAGAACCTCGGTAAAGGCGCCCGCGACCTGCTCTGGGCGCTGATCAACACCAAAGAGTTTATCGTCAATCACTAG
- a CDS encoding UbiA family prenyltransferase translates to MSDTPASPASSSRLLDYLRLFRLPNVFTALADIIMGFLFVQGHQWLNTPGGVATLLCLAAASGLIYTAGMVLNDVFDVEIDAVERPQRPLPSGRIGLGWARFLGYELLIVGAILAGVAGLTSAEPHSLAWRPAVIGLALAGCVLLYDGVLKKFWIAPLAMGGCRFLNVLLGMSVGSAGADAPVWLLYYDLSELLVAAGIGAYIVGVTQFARNEAKENQGSGGLIVGAAIMACGLAMLTAFPLVGNGAQRAVSLNGGWEILMLLLSGLLLRRALWVIWRPSPVRIMGAIKVFIFSLVLLDAAVCLAVGQMPWAIGVCCLLLPMFLLGRWVYST, encoded by the coding sequence GTGAGCGATACGCCCGCCTCACCTGCCTCGTCTTCCCGGTTGCTGGACTACCTGCGGCTGTTTCGGCTGCCGAACGTCTTCACGGCGCTGGCCGACATTATCATGGGCTTCCTGTTCGTGCAGGGCCATCAATGGCTCAACACGCCAGGCGGAGTCGCCACGCTGCTGTGCCTGGCGGCCGCTTCGGGCCTGATCTATACGGCCGGCATGGTGCTGAACGACGTGTTTGATGTAGAAATCGACGCGGTCGAACGGCCCCAGCGACCTCTGCCGTCAGGACGTATCGGCCTGGGCTGGGCCCGTTTTCTGGGTTACGAGCTGCTGATCGTCGGGGCCATTCTGGCAGGCGTGGCCGGACTGACTTCGGCTGAACCGCACTCTCTGGCCTGGCGGCCCGCCGTGATTGGATTGGCGCTGGCCGGCTGCGTGCTGCTGTACGACGGCGTGCTGAAAAAATTCTGGATCGCCCCGCTGGCGATGGGCGGCTGTCGTTTTTTGAATGTCTTGCTGGGGATGAGCGTCGGTTCCGCGGGCGCAGATGCGCCGGTCTGGCTGCTCTATTACGACCTGAGCGAGCTGCTGGTCGCGGCCGGCATTGGCGCCTATATCGTCGGCGTCACGCAGTTCGCCCGGAACGAGGCGAAGGAGAACCAGGGCAGCGGCGGTCTGATCGTCGGCGCGGCCATCATGGCCTGCGGCCTGGCGATGCTGACGGCCTTTCCGCTGGTCGGCAATGGCGCCCAGCGGGCCGTATCGCTTAATGGCGGCTGGGAAATCTTGATGCTGCTGCTGTCCGGTTTACTGCTGCGGCGGGCCCTGTGGGTCATCTGGCGGCCTTCGCCGGTGCGGATCATGGGGGCCATCAAGGTGTTTATCTTCTCGCTGGTCCTGCTGGATGCGGCCGTCTGCCTGGCGGTGGGGCAGATGCCCTGGGCGATCGGCGTGTGCTGCCTGTTGCTGCCGATGTTCCTGCTGGGACGCTGGGTTTATTCCACCTGA
- a CDS encoding DUF1501 domain-containing protein, with the protein MAIHNTCDGVRRRDFLKVGVAGATGLSLANYLRLAEAGEVRSGGPAKAAIFINLNGGPSHMDTFDLKPDAPAEYRGEFNPTKTNVPGVEFSEHLPKLAQCADKFAILRGVSHTLAAHQLGTEYVNTGSRPLPSLEYPGYSAVFTKERQAPGDLPPAVSIPNSQQRAGFLGVQYAPLATGSTPRPGAPFSVRGMSLGNGLTIAEIEKRNNLLHDLDRTFVGLESQNQLIQGLDKFNSQAYDIITSKKSREAFDVSKESPAFCKPFGEEAFGMSCLLATRLVESGVGFITITLGGWDTHADNFTRLRDRNLPTLDTGLSALFNGLAEKGLLESTAVFVTGEFGRTPKINSRSEEGGRDHYPRCMFMLMAGGGVRGGQVVGESDDKATGPLNEAITPDDAAASFYHNLGIDHTKEYDSNTGRPITIVRDGKVIAPLFS; encoded by the coding sequence ATGGCGATTCACAATACTTGCGACGGCGTGCGGCGGCGTGACTTCCTGAAAGTGGGCGTGGCGGGCGCAACGGGCCTCAGCCTGGCCAACTACCTGCGTCTGGCGGAAGCCGGCGAGGTACGCTCCGGCGGCCCGGCCAAAGCGGCTATCTTTATCAATCTCAATGGTGGTCCGTCGCATATGGACACCTTTGACCTGAAACCCGACGCCCCGGCGGAGTACCGCGGCGAATTCAACCCGACCAAAACCAACGTGCCGGGCGTCGAATTTTCCGAGCACCTGCCCAAACTGGCCCAGTGCGCCGACAAGTTCGCCATTCTTCGCGGCGTGAGCCACACACTGGCGGCCCATCAGCTGGGCACTGAATACGTCAACACCGGCAGCCGACCGCTGCCCTCGCTGGAATATCCCGGCTATAGCGCGGTTTTCACCAAAGAGCGACAGGCTCCTGGCGATCTGCCCCCGGCCGTGTCCATTCCCAACAGCCAGCAGCGGGCCGGTTTCCTGGGGGTGCAGTACGCTCCTCTGGCCACTGGTTCCACCCCGCGGCCGGGCGCGCCGTTCAGCGTTCGCGGCATGTCGCTGGGAAATGGCCTGACCATTGCCGAGATCGAAAAGCGGAACAACCTGTTGCATGATCTGGATCGCACCTTTGTCGGTCTGGAATCGCAGAACCAGTTGATTCAGGGTCTGGATAAATTCAACAGCCAGGCCTACGACATTATCACCTCGAAGAAATCCCGCGAGGCGTTCGATGTCAGCAAGGAGTCGCCCGCCTTCTGCAAGCCGTTCGGTGAAGAAGCGTTCGGCATGAGCTGCCTCCTGGCCACCCGCCTGGTGGAATCGGGCGTCGGCTTTATCACCATCACGCTCGGCGGCTGGGACACCCACGCAGACAACTTTACCCGTCTGCGCGACCGGAACCTGCCGACCCTGGATACGGGCCTGTCGGCCCTGTTCAACGGCCTGGCGGAAAAAGGCCTGCTGGAATCGACCGCGGTGTTTGTGACGGGCGAATTCGGCCGTACGCCGAAGATCAATTCCCGCAGCGAAGAAGGCGGCCGCGATCACTACCCGCGCTGCATGTTCATGCTGATGGCGGGCGGCGGCGTCCGCGGCGGCCAGGTTGTCGGCGAAAGCGATGACAAAGCGACCGGCCCCTTGAACGAAGCGATCACCCCCGACGATGCGGCCGCGAGCTTCTATCACAACCTGGGTATCGACCATACCAAGGAATACGATTCCAACACGGGTCGTCCGATCACCATCGTCCGCGATGGTAAAGTGATTGCCCCGTTGTTCAGTTAG
- a CDS encoding sugar phosphate isomerase/epimerase family protein, producing MFLGYNTNGLAHHDPLQAIDLLAELGYQGVGLTIDHGLLNPYLPAAEHKAAIDAMAERLAATGLRSVIETGARFLLDPRRKHEPTLVSPTAADRAGRVQFLGHAIRLAARLGSDCVSFWSGIVHDGASSPVAYTRLVEGLKPVLDLADQHGVILAFEPEPGMLVDTMEAYDRLLSQIDAPHFQLTLDLGHLHCQGETPIADYIARYQGKLANVHLEDMRAGVHEHLMFGEGEIAFAPVLAALRQADYRAGVYVELSRHSHMGPTAAARAIEFLRPLLQNTTQSLA from the coding sequence ATGTTTCTGGGTTACAACACCAACGGCCTGGCCCATCACGATCCGCTCCAGGCGATCGACCTGCTGGCCGAACTGGGCTACCAGGGCGTCGGCCTGACGATCGATCACGGTCTGCTCAACCCGTACCTTCCCGCCGCCGAGCACAAGGCGGCCATCGATGCCATGGCGGAGCGTCTGGCCGCAACCGGTTTGCGGAGCGTGATCGAAACGGGCGCCCGGTTCCTGCTGGATCCGCGTCGCAAGCATGAACCGACGCTGGTCAGCCCGACCGCCGCCGACCGGGCCGGCCGGGTCCAATTCCTGGGCCATGCGATCCGGCTGGCGGCCCGCCTGGGCAGCGACTGCGTATCGTTCTGGTCCGGGATTGTCCACGACGGAGCGTCGTCGCCGGTCGCTTACACGCGTCTGGTTGAGGGGCTCAAACCGGTGCTGGATCTGGCGGACCAGCACGGCGTCATCCTTGCCTTTGAGCCAGAGCCCGGCATGCTGGTCGACACCATGGAAGCGTATGATCGGCTGTTGTCGCAGATCGACGCCCCCCACTTCCAGCTGACGCTGGATCTGGGCCATCTGCATTGCCAGGGTGAAACGCCGATCGCCGATTACATTGCCCGTTACCAGGGGAAGCTGGCGAATGTTCACCTGGAAGATATGCGGGCCGGCGTACACGAACATTTAATGTTTGGCGAAGGAGAGATCGCCTTTGCGCCGGTGCTGGCGGCGCTGCGGCAGGCCGATTACCGGGCCGGCGTGTATGTCGAACTCAGCCGACATAGCCACATGGGGCCGACCGCAGCCGCCAGGGCGATTGAGTTTTTGCGGCCGCTGCTCCAAAATACAACCCAGTCGCTTGCGTAA